The Streptomyces sp. NBC_00459 DNA segment CGGCGTCACCTGGCGCAAGGTCTACCGGGGCGACCCGAAGAAGGCCGTACGCGCCGCCCGGGGACTCGGTACCCGAGTCGCTCCGAACCTCCGGCTGAAGTCCCTGGACCGGGTGTACCGCCCGGTTTCCGTGGACCGCGAATGCCGGCCGTACGAATTCGGCTGGATGCTCCACGCCTGGCTGGGGGGACGAATATGAGCGAGCGCCGGACCCTGTTCGGGGTCGAGCTGGACCCGCTGACCATGGACGAGACCGTGCAGCGCTGCCTCGAAGCTGTCCGTGAGGGCAGACAGTTGGAGATCGGGGTGGTCAACGCCGCGAAGCTGGTCAACATGCGGCGCGACCCGCGGCTCGCCGACGCCGTGTCGGGCTGCGATCTCGTCGTCGCCGACGGACAGGCCGTTGTCTGGGCCGGCCGGGTGCTGCGCGCCCCGCTGCCGGAACGGGTGGCCGGTATCGACCTGTTCATGCGGCTGCTTGCCGAGGCCGAGACGGCGGGCATGTCCGTGTACTTCCTGGGCGCCAAGGAGGAAGTGCTGGAGGAGATGCTGCGCCGGGTGGCCGACCGCTTCCCCGGCCTGAAGGTGGCCGGCAGCCGCAACGGCTACTTCGCAGACTCCCAGCAGGAATCCATCGCCGGCGCGATCGCCGACAGCGGCGCCCAGATGCTGTTCCTCGGCATGACCTCGCCGAAGAAGGAGATCTTCACCGCCGCCTACGGCGAACACACCGGCGCCCGCGTCGTGCACGGTGTCGGCGGCTCCTTCGACATCCTGGCCGGGATCACCAAGCGGGCCCCCGAGGTCTGGCAGCGGTGGGGAGTCGAGTGGCTCTACCGCGCCTTGCAGGAACCGCGCCGCCTGGGCCGGCGCTACCTCACCACCAATGCCGCCTTCCTTCTCATGACGGCGCGGGAGCTCATCCGGCTCACCCCGTCGCCCGCCTCCGCGAACAGGAGCAACTGATGCGCGTAGTCGTGGTCGGACAGGGATACGTCGGCCTTCCGCTGGCCATCCGCGCCGCCGAGGTCGGACACGAGGTGATCGGCTACGACGTCGACTCCCGGCGGATCAAGACCCTCGCCGCCGGTGAGTCGTTCGTCGAGGACGTCTCCTCCGAGCGGATCCGCGCGGCGCTGGACAACGGCTCGTACCGCCCGAGCGAGTCGGCCCGTGACTGCGGCGGTTTCGACATCGCCGTGGTGACCGTGCCGACCCCGCTGCACGAGGGCACGCCCGACCTCCGTTACATCAGGGAGTCGGCGGTCACCCTCGCCCGGTATCTGCGCCCCGGGGCCACCGTCGTCCTGGAGTCGACGACCTACCCCGGCACCACCCAGGAGCTGTTCGCGCCGATCCTGGAGGACGGCTCGGGCCTCAGCGCGGGCGCCGACTTCCACCTCGGGTACAGCCCGGAGCGGATCGACCCCGGAAACGCCGTCTGGGGTTTCAAGGAGACCCCGAAGGTCGTGTCCGGGGTCAACGAGGCCTCGCTCAAGGCCGTGCAGGACTTCTACGCGCAACTCGTCGACACCACCGTGCCGGTGAGCTCGCCCAAGGAGGCCGAACTCGCAAAGCTGCTGGAGAACACCTTCCGGCATGTGAACATCGCGCTGGTCAACGAGATCGCGATGTTCGCCCACCACCTGGACATCGACGTCTGGCAGGCCATCGACGCGGCCTCCAGTAAGCCCTTCGGCTTCATGAAGTTCACGCCCGGACCGGGTGTCGGCGGCCACTGCCTGCCGATCGACCCCTCGTACCTGTCCTGGCGGGTGCAGCGCGAACTCGGCCAGAGCTTCCGCTTCGTGGAGCTGGCCAACGACATCAACAACCACATGCCCGAGTACGTGGCCCGACGCATCAGCGACCTGTTCAACGAGAGACGCCGTGCGGTGAACGGCTCACGCATCCTGTTGCTCGGTCTGGCGTACAAGAAGAACACCAGCGACGCCCGCGAGTCGCCCGCCCTGCGCATCTCCCAGCTTCTGCTCGACGCGGGGGCCCAGGTCAGGGCAGCCGATCCGCACGTGGTCGAGAGCCTGCCGGTGGACAGCCGGCTGGTACGGGTCGAACCGACCCCGGAGGAGCTGTCGGCCGCCGACGTGGTGGTCCTGCTCACCGACCACGACAGCTTCGACTACGAACTCATCACCGAACACGCCCCCTTTGTCCTCGACTGCCGCCGACGGCTGGCCGCGGGACCCACGATCGAGGTGCTCTGAACCATGACGCGAGTCGTCTGCGTCGCCGGGGCGCGACCCAACTACATGAAGATCAAACCGGTGATGGACGCCCTGGAACGCCGGGGCACAGAGGTGCTCCTCGTCCACACCGGCCAGCACTACGACCCGGCGATGAACGACGTGTTCTTCGCCGACCTCGGCATCCGGCCGCCCGACCGCTTCCTCGGGGTCGGCTCCGGCAGCCACGCCGAGCAGACCGGGCGCGTGATGACCGCGTTCGAACCGCTCCTCGACGAGGTGTCCCCGGACATCGTCGTGGTGGTCGGCGACATCAACTCCACCCTGGCCTGTGCCCTGGTCACCGCGAAGGCCGGGCCGCTGCTGGCGCACGTCGAGGCGGGCCTGCGCAGCCGCGACTGGAGCATGCCGGAGGAGGTCAACCGCGTCGCCACCGACCGGGTCAGCGACTATCTGCTGGCCCCCTCGCCCGACGCCGTCGAGAACCTGCGCGCGGAGGGGTACCGGGAGGACCAGATCCACCTGGTCGGCAACGTCATGATCGACACGTTGCTGGCGAACCTGGAGCGGGCCAGAGCCTCCGCCGTCCTGGACGAATAC contains these protein-coding regions:
- a CDS encoding WecB/TagA/CpsF family glycosyltransferase; the protein is MSERRTLFGVELDPLTMDETVQRCLEAVREGRQLEIGVVNAAKLVNMRRDPRLADAVSGCDLVVADGQAVVWAGRVLRAPLPERVAGIDLFMRLLAEAETAGMSVYFLGAKEEVLEEMLRRVADRFPGLKVAGSRNGYFADSQQESIAGAIADSGAQMLFLGMTSPKKEIFTAAYGEHTGARVVHGVGGSFDILAGITKRAPEVWQRWGVEWLYRALQEPRRLGRRYLTTNAAFLLMTARELIRLTPSPASANRSN
- a CDS encoding nucleotide sugar dehydrogenase — translated: MRVVVVGQGYVGLPLAIRAAEVGHEVIGYDVDSRRIKTLAAGESFVEDVSSERIRAALDNGSYRPSESARDCGGFDIAVVTVPTPLHEGTPDLRYIRESAVTLARYLRPGATVVLESTTYPGTTQELFAPILEDGSGLSAGADFHLGYSPERIDPGNAVWGFKETPKVVSGVNEASLKAVQDFYAQLVDTTVPVSSPKEAELAKLLENTFRHVNIALVNEIAMFAHHLDIDVWQAIDAASSKPFGFMKFTPGPGVGGHCLPIDPSYLSWRVQRELGQSFRFVELANDINNHMPEYVARRISDLFNERRRAVNGSRILLLGLAYKKNTSDARESPALRISQLLLDAGAQVRAADPHVVESLPVDSRLVRVEPTPEELSAADVVVLLTDHDSFDYELITEHAPFVLDCRRRLAAGPTIEVL
- the wecB gene encoding non-hydrolyzing UDP-N-acetylglucosamine 2-epimerase gives rise to the protein MTRVVCVAGARPNYMKIKPVMDALERRGTEVLLVHTGQHYDPAMNDVFFADLGIRPPDRFLGVGSGSHAEQTGRVMTAFEPLLDEVSPDIVVVVGDINSTLACALVTAKAGPLLAHVEAGLRSRDWSMPEEVNRVATDRVSDYLLAPSPDAVENLRAEGYREDQIHLVGNVMIDTLLANLERARASAVLDEYGLAKGEYGLVTLHRPANVDDPEVLTGLLKALGEIAGRLPLVLPVHPRAADKLAKIGVPGGIRLVPPAGYLDFIALQDSARVVLTDSGGIQEETTALGVPCVTLRDNTERPITVEQGTNVLAGRDPARIVSTVNRVLDAPPAPRRPELWDGRASDRIADVLLEGGTASTRQRPTDLPRTVDGTFPI